The genomic segment CGTCGGGATCGGCATCGGCAGAGTCCCAGGCCTGGTCGCTGACGAACTTGTAAATGTATTCGTTGCGCGCATCGCAGCCCATGTAGAACACCAGCGGCTTGCCGCTTTCGACCGGCCCGGCCCAGCAGCCTTCGTGGAAGAAGCGGCCCAGGGCCGTACGCTTGGCCGGAATCACGGTCTTGTCGTAGGGGTCGATCTCGACGATGTAGCCGTAGGTATAGGCCTCGTTGCGGTAGTCGACCGCGGCCGAGGCGCCCTTGACGGTGATGTCCAGGCGCTGAAACTCATCGCCCTCCACCGTCGTCCAGCCATAGTTGCCGGCCGCGCCGGGACTGATGCCATAGCGCGCCAGCAGTGCGTTCTCGCTGGCGCCGCGATCATCGCCCTCGTCGCGGTGGAAATAGAATGCCCAGTTTTCCTCGCAGGTCAGATACGTGCCCCAGGGGGTGTAGCCGTTGGCGCAATTGTTGAACGTGCCGCGCGTCTTGCTGCCGTCGGTGGAGTACCGGGTCTTGGCATAGTCGCTGCCAGCCACCGGACCGCTCAGGCGCATTTCGGTGAACGGCGTGATGCGGCGATTGAAGCTGGAATCCTGCACGACGCTCCAGACGCCGCCTTCAGCCTTGACTTCGAAGACTGCAACGCCGTGGGCATTCATTTCCTTGACGACTTCGGACTGCGGACGAACGCCGTCGATATCGGTTGGACCATTGGCGTGCAGATAGGCGCGCGTCAGGTTTTCATGGTTGATGGCGATGATGCCGTTGCTGGAGCTTCCGTCGATCGGAAAGTAGTGCATTCCGTCGTGATGGTCGCCCGAGCGCTGGTCGAAGTCTCCCTGTGCGCCGTCATTGGAATAATCGGCCACGCCCGCGGCAAGCGGGTCGCCCAGCGCGTACAGGACACGGGCCGAGTAACCGGCCGGAATCAGGACTGTATCGGCATCGCTGTGCGGCACGGCGGTAAAGCCCAGCGATGTCGGCGTATCCGTGTCGCCACCGCCATTGTCGTCGTCATCGCTGCAAGCGACCAAAGCAACGCTGCCCAGCATGGTCATCGCGGCGGCACCACCGGTGCCCTGCATGAGCCCGCGACGCGATATGTACTTGATCAGGACAGAGTCGAAAGTTTCGTTGTCCGATCGATTGGTGACCGGATCGTGATCGTGCTGGCTCAAGCTGGCTCCCCTTCAGAAAATTAGGAGACCGCCAAATGGCGCGGTCAAATATGCAAACGCGCCGGCATCTTAGAGGGGCGATGTGACATCACGCTGATGGTTTCGTGACAGAAACCGATTTCATGCCGGCCGGCCCGGCGCCATCACGCACGACCGGAGTCGGCCGGTAAGCGACTGATCGAAAGAGATAATTTTCGGCATCGCAACAATCCCCGAGATCGCCGCATGCAGCTTTCGACGCTACACTGACGCAATCGGCCGACCGTACGCCGCGATGAAGCGTAACGGGCCAAGACATTGTGCGAGGTGAGGAAGTGAACGAACCGAAAGACGCGACCGAGCGTGTCGCGAGCTTTGAAATCATCCTGACACGGTATCTGGATACCGAGGGCCGCCCCCTAGCGGCCCTGCCGGACTGGACAGCGGACCCGGATCGCGTCAGGGGCATGTACCGCAGCATGGTGCGCACCCGCGCCTTCGACAAGAAGGCCGTGGCCCTGCAGAGAACCGGGCAGCTCGGCACCTACGCCGCCTGCCTCGGCCAGGAAGCCGTGGGCACCGCGGTCGGCATGGCGCTGCGCGCCGACGATGTCTACATCCCCGCCTATCGCGAATACGCGGCGCAGTTCGTGCGCGGCGTGAGCATGACCGAGATCCTGCTCTATTGGGGTGGCGACGAGCGCGGCATGGACTACGCCGCCGACGCGGCGCGCCAGGACTATCCGCTATCGGTACCGATCGCCACACACGTGCCGCACGCCATCGGGGTGGCCTACGCATTCCGGCTGCGCAAGCAGGATCGCGTGGTGCTGGCGTCCTGCGGTGACGGCGCCACCAGCAAGGGCGATTTCTACGAGGCCGTCAGCTCGGCCAAGGTCTGGAACCTGCCGATCGTGTTTCTGGTGACCAACAACCAGTGGGCAATCTCCTTGCCGCGTGTCCAACAGACCGGCGCGCAGACCCTGGCGCAGAAGGGCATCGCCGGCGGCATCATCGGCCAGCAGGTCGACGGCAACGACGCAATCGCCACCTATGAGATCCTGAACCAGGCGATCGCGGCGGCACGTGCCGGCGAAGGACCGCAACTGGTGGAGGCCATCACCTACCGTCTGCACGACCACACCACCGCCGACGATGCACGCCGCTATCGTGGCGAGGACGAGGTCAAGGCCGCCTGGGCACGCTGCCCGATCAAGCGACTGCGCGCTTATCTCGAATCGCAGAACGCCTGGAGCGACAGCGACGAGGACTCGCTGCAGACCGAAGCGGTGGCGGCCGCGGAATCCGCAGCCCAAGCCTTCACCGCCATGGAGGCCGAACCGCCGGAGACGATCTTCGATCATCTCTACGCCGAACTGCCGTCCTCGATGCGCTGGCAGCGCGAGGAAGTGGCGGCACGCGGACCGATCGGAGGGGCGCACTGATGGACGGCGCCAAGACCGAAGTCACGAATCTGGCGCTGATCGAAGCGATCAATCTGGCGCTGCGTTCGGAAATGCGGCGCGATCCGGACGTGGTCATGCTCGGCGAGGACATCGGCCGCAACGGCGGCGTGTTCCGCGCCACCGTCGGCCTGCTCGACGAATTCGGCCCGGATCGCGTGATCGACACGCCGCTGGCCGAAACCCTGATCGCCGCCATGGCGATCGGCCTGTCGACGCAGGGCCTCAAACCCGTCGCCGAAATCCAGTTCTCGGGCTTCATGTATCCCTGCGTCGATCAGGTGGTCAACCACGCCAGCCGCTATCGCAACCGCACGCGCGGGCGTCTGTCCTGCCCGATGGTGATCCGCGCGCCGAATGGTGGCGGCATCCACGCTCCGGAACACCATTCCGAATCCCTGGAAACGACTTTCGCCCACATGCCGGGTCTGCGTGTGGTGTGCCCGTCCTCACCGGGCCGCGCCTACGGCCTGCTGCTGGCCGCGATGCGCGATCCGGACCCGGTGATCTTTTTGGAGCCGACCCGCATCTACCGGCTGTTCAAGCAGTCGATCGAGGACAACGGCGAGGCCCTGCCGCTGGACGAATGCTTCATCGAACGCGACGGCACCGACATCACTCTGGTGTCCTGGGGCGCGATGATGCATGAGACCCGGCTGGCCGCCGACGCCCTGGCCGAGGAAGGCATCTCCGCCGAGGTGGTGGACGTGGCCACGCTCAAGCCGCTGGATATGGGCACGATCCTCGAATCCGTCGGCAAGACCGGCCGCTGCGTGATCATCCAGGAGTCGCCGCGCGCCGGCGGCTGGGCTTCGGAGATTGCAGCCAATCTCGCGGAGCATGGCCTGCTGACGCTGTTCGCGCCGGTGATGCGCGTCTCCGGTTACGACACGATCATGCCGTTGGCACGGCGCGAACGCGCCTACATCCCGGACATGCAGCGCATCCTGGGCGAGGTTCGCAAGGTCTTCGAAGTGGCGCCGCTGGGCTGATGACCATCGGCTCGTCGAACAGCGAGCCGGTGTCATGATCGAATTTGAGAACAATCTGCGCGCGCCTTGCACCCTGGCGCCGCTGTGGGTATGGAGAGTTGAACGATGAGCATCTTCAAGTTGCCGGATCTCGGCGAAGGCCTGCAGGAAGCCGACATCCGCGAATGGCTGGTCAAGGTCGGCGACGAGGTCAAGGTCGACCAGCCTCTGGTCTCGGTCGAAACCGCCAAGGCCGTGGTCGAGGTGCCGAGCCCGGTCACCGGACGCATCGCCAGGCTGTGCGCGGCCGATGGTGACACCGTCGAGGTCGGCAAAGCCCTGGTCGAGTTCGAGGGCGATGAAGAGGTGCAGGCCGCACCCGCCCCGGCGACCGCCAAAACCGAAGCCGAATCCGAAGCGATCCGCGATACCGGCGTGGTCGTCGGCGCCATGAAGCAGGGCAACGAGGTCGTCGCCGAAAAGGCTACGCGCGTCGGGACGGCGGGCGGACTCAAGGTGACACCCGCGGTACGGGCGCTGGCGCACCGCCTCAATGTGGATCTGACGATCATCACCGCCACCGGGCCGGAAGGCATGATCACCGCGGCCGATGTGCAGCGCGTGCACAAGGTGCTGAGCGAGGTCGGGCCACTGGAAAAACTGCGCGGACCGCGCAAGGCCATGGCCAACAGCATGTCGCAGGCGCGTGATGAGATCGCCCCGGCGACCGTCACCGACGACGCCGTGCTTCACGCCTGGCAAGGCAAGCAGGATCTGACCATGCGTCTGCTGCGCGCTCTGGTGGCCGGCTGCGAACGCGAACCCTCGCTCAATGCCTGGTACGACCAGCACGACATCGGCCGCCGCGTGCTCGGCAAGATTCACGTCGGCATGGCCGTGGATACCGACGAGGGCCTGTTCGTCGCCGTTTTGCAGGACGTCGCCAACCGCGACGAAGCCTCGCTGCGCGCCGGCCTGGTGAAAATGAAGGAGGCCGCCCAGAGCCGCACGATGCCACCCGAGGAACTGCGCGGCTACACCATCACCCTGTCGAACTTCGGCCGATTCGGTGGCAAGTACGCAACGCCGGTGGTGGTGCCGCCCACCGTCGCGATCGTCGCCGCCGGATCGATCCGCGACGCGGTGGTCCCGATCGATGGTCAGATCGCCATCGCCGAGATCCTGCCGCTGTCGGTCAGCTTCGACCACCGCTGCGTGACCGGCGGCGAAGCCACGCGCTTTCTTTCGGCGATGATTGAGGACTTGCAGAAGGCGACATAACTCCATGCGTCACCGAACGCCGTATGGATTCCGGATCAAGCCTTCGGCTTGTCCGGAATGACGAAGGTTTGGGGGCAGGCATCGGCCTGCGCTTGAGCACTTCGACCGGTTCTGTCCCGCCGTCCATGCCATCGGCTATCGATGGCCCGCAGATCGCCCCAGACCACCACACCGTCATTCTGGGGCCCGCGCAGCGGGATCCGGAATCCAGGGTGCCGCTTAGGCGGCGATTTCGACCAGTGCTATAGTTCGACCGAACTGCGGGAGGCCTCCAAGATGCTGCGTTTTTTGGTTTCGGGACTCATGTTGGTATGGGCCAGCTGCACGATGGCCGAAACATTAGCCGTGCCTGAAAAGGACGTCGCGGAGCTCGCCGCCACACTCCCATCACGCGGCACCAACATGGCCGAAGTACAGCGTCGCTACGGCGAACCGCTCAGCCGTTCCGCCGCGGGCGGCACCGCGCCCAAGCAGCCGCTGATCAATCGCTGGGACTACGACGGCTTTTCAGTGTTCTTCGAGAAGGATCGCGTGATTGATGCGGTCGTGCCAGGCGCGCCACCGCCGGTGGCGCATCGCGACCGGCTCGTACCCTAGAATCGAGGCACCAATCCGCTAAACTGCGCGCCCGGCCCTAGGCCGGGCGCTTTTTCATGACGCCGCTGCCGCGGCGACCATCGGCGACTTGCCTCCCAAACCTCCGCCCGGAACGCCCATGCCGAGCTCGACCATCCTGCCTGCCGAATGGCATCCGCAAGCCGCAGTGATGCTGACCTGGCCTCGTGCCGATGGCGACTTCGCCGGCATCTTCGATGCCGTGGACGCCAACTTCGTGGAACTGGCCTGTGCGATCGCGCAATTCGCCCCGCTGATCATCAGCCGCGAGAATGAGACCGTCGGCCTGCAACAGCGCCTGATCGAAGCCGGAATCCCGCCCGACCGTCTGTGGATCTACGCCGCCGCCAGTGACGATGTCTGGGCGCGCGACCATGGCCCGATCACGGTGTTTCGCAATGGCGCGCCGGTGCTTCTGGACTTTCGCTTCAATGGATGGGGCGGCAAGTTCTCCGCCGACCGCGACAACCTCATCACCAAGAAACTGTACGCGGCCGGCGCATTCGAAGGCTGTACGCTGGAATCCGTGGATTTCGTTCTTGAAGGCGGCGGCATCGAATCCGACGGCATCGGCACGCTGCTGACCACGGAACGCTGTCTGCTGGCGCCCACGCGCAATCCGGACTACGACAAATCCGGGATCGAATCGCGGCTCAAGCTGATGCTGGGCGTGGATCGCGTGCTGTGGCTCAAGCACGGCGACCTGCTTGGAGACGATACCGACGGCCATATCGACACGCTGGCACGGTTCTGCAGCGTGGACACGATCGCGTACCAGGCCTGCGAGGACACCTCCGACCCGCACTACGCGCTGCTGACCGGCATGGCCCAGGAACTGGCCGGCCTGTCGCGTGCGGACGGCCAGCCCTACCGCCTGATTCCGCTCCCCTTGCCGGCGCCGATTGTAGACGCGGACGGACGCCGTCTGCCGGCCGGCTATGCCAACTTCCTGATCGTCAACGGCGGTGTGCTGGTGCCGACCTACGGTGACCCGATGGACGATCTCGCCATCGCCCACCTGCGCGAGGCCTTTCCGGACCGGACGATTGTCGGCGTGAACTGCCGCGCGCTGATCCACCAGTACGGCAGCCTGCATTGCACGACCATGCAGATTCCCGCATTCGATCGTCGGCGGTAATCTACGGTGATGAAGCCAAAAATTCTCCGTGTCGGCGTGGTGCAGCAGGCCTGCGACGACAACCGCGACCACAATCTCCGGACCTCCGAGACCGCGATTCGCGAAGCCGCCGCGAGCGGCGCGCAGTTGGTGCTGTTGCAGGAACTGCACACCGGCCCCTACTTCTGCCAGTACGAATCCACCGAGCTGTTCGACCTGGCCGAGGCCATTCCCGGCCCGTCCACCGAATTCCTGGGTGGACTCGCGCGCGAGCTGGGCGTGGTCATCATCGGCTCGCTGTTCGAACGCCGCGCGCCGGGGCTGTACCACAACACCGCCGTGGTCCTGGAATCGGACGGCTCGCTGGCTGGCATCTACCGCAAGATGCATATCCCGGACGATCCCGGCTACTACGAAAAGTTCTACTTCACCCCGGGCGATCTCGGCTTCGAGCCGATCGACACCTCGGTCGGCCGGCTCGGCGTGCTGGTGTGCTGGGACCAGTGGTACCCCGAAGCTGCGCGGATGATGGCGCTGGCCGGCGCGGATCTGCTGTTCTATCCCACTGCCATCGGCTGGAACCCGGACGACGACGAGGCCGAAAAGGGCCGCCAGCGCGACGCCTGGACCACCATCCAGCGCTCGCACGCCGTGGCCAACGGCCTGCCGGTGATCGTCGCCAATCGCACCGGTTTCGAAGCCGATCCCACCGGCACCCTGAGCGGCGCGCAGTTCTGGGGCTCCAGCTTCGTGGTCGGCCCGCAGGGCGAATTCCTGGCCCAAGCCGGCACCGAGGGCGCAGAAGTGCTGGTGGTGGACGTGGACATGGCACGCTCCGAAAACGTGCGCCGCTGGTGGCCGTTCCTGCGTGATCGCCGCATCGATGCCTATTCGGAACTGACTTGTCGCTTCAGGCGCTGAGAAGCGTCTACAAGCGGTGTCTCGCGCAAAGGCGCGAAGGCGCGAAGAACGTCAAAAGACTTTGACGCTTGTTTTCCTTGGCGGCTTTGCGTCTTTACGCGAAAGCCAAAGCCTTTCACCAGCCTCCA from the Gammaproteobacteria bacterium genome contains:
- a CDS encoding carbon-nitrogen hydrolase produces the protein MKPKILRVGVVQQACDDNRDHNLRTSETAIREAAASGAQLVLLQELHTGPYFCQYESTELFDLAEAIPGPSTEFLGGLARELGVVIIGSLFERRAPGLYHNTAVVLESDGSLAGIYRKMHIPDDPGYYEKFYFTPGDLGFEPIDTSVGRLGVLVCWDQWYPEAARMMALAGADLLFYPTAIGWNPDDDEAEKGRQRDAWTTIQRSHAVANGLPVIVANRTGFEADPTGTLSGAQFWGSSFVVGPQGEFLAQAGTEGAEVLVVDVDMARSENVRRWWPFLRDRRIDAYSELTCRFRR
- a CDS encoding 2-oxo acid dehydrogenase subunit E2, with the protein product MSIFKLPDLGEGLQEADIREWLVKVGDEVKVDQPLVSVETAKAVVEVPSPVTGRIARLCAADGDTVEVGKALVEFEGDEEVQAAPAPATAKTEAESEAIRDTGVVVGAMKQGNEVVAEKATRVGTAGGLKVTPAVRALAHRLNVDLTIITATGPEGMITAADVQRVHKVLSEVGPLEKLRGPRKAMANSMSQARDEIAPATVTDDAVLHAWQGKQDLTMRLLRALVAGCEREPSLNAWYDQHDIGRRVLGKIHVGMAVDTDEGLFVAVLQDVANRDEASLRAGLVKMKEAAQSRTMPPEELRGYTITLSNFGRFGGKYATPVVVPPTVAIVAAGSIRDAVVPIDGQIAIAEILPLSVSFDHRCVTGGEATRFLSAMIEDLQKAT
- a CDS encoding agmatine deiminase family protein; this encodes MPSSTILPAEWHPQAAVMLTWPRADGDFAGIFDAVDANFVELACAIAQFAPLIISRENETVGLQQRLIEAGIPPDRLWIYAAASDDVWARDHGPITVFRNGAPVLLDFRFNGWGGKFSADRDNLITKKLYAAGAFEGCTLESVDFVLEGGGIESDGIGTLLTTERCLLAPTRNPDYDKSGIESRLKLMLGVDRVLWLKHGDLLGDDTDGHIDTLARFCSVDTIAYQACEDTSDPHYALLTGMAQELAGLSRADGQPYRLIPLPLPAPIVDADGRRLPAGYANFLIVNGGVLVPTYGDPMDDLAIAHLREAFPDRTIVGVNCRALIHQYGSLHCTTMQIPAFDRRR
- a CDS encoding PhoX family phosphatase; this encodes MQGTGGAAAMTMLGSVALVACSDDDDNGGGDTDTPTSLGFTAVPHSDADTVLIPAGYSARVLYALGDPLAAGVADYSNDGAQGDFDQRSGDHHDGMHYFPIDGSSSNGIIAINHENLTRAYLHANGPTDIDGVRPQSEVVKEMNAHGVAVFEVKAEGGVWSVVQDSSFNRRITPFTEMRLSGPVAGSDYAKTRYSTDGSKTRGTFNNCANGYTPWGTYLTCEENWAFYFHRDEGDDRGASENALLARYGISPGAAGNYGWTTVEGDEFQRLDITVKGASAAVDYRNEAYTYGYIVEIDPYDKTVIPAKRTALGRFFHEGCWAGPVESGKPLVFYMGCDARNEYIYKFVSDQAWDSADADPDDRMAAGDKYLGAGTLYVAKFNADGTGEWLELSQGINGLSGDNTTYPFATQADVLVATRLAADSVGATPMDRPEWGAVNPVNGEVYFTLTNSSSSSSGRGQGGGGSLPVDAANPRSYDDDADGDSDGNANGHIIRWRENGDPDAVSFNWDIFAFGSPESLPANINLSQLDASNDFSSPDGLWFDDGGILWIQTDDGAYTDVTNCMMLAALPGSVGDGTAITTSSGQDSFVGVPPGDTLRRFLVGPKECEITGITMTPDRKTMFVNIQHPGEDGDAAAPSSNWPAASGVATDTGAAGARPRSATVVITKDDGGVIGL
- a CDS encoding alpha-ketoacid dehydrogenase subunit beta, which codes for MDGAKTEVTNLALIEAINLALRSEMRRDPDVVMLGEDIGRNGGVFRATVGLLDEFGPDRVIDTPLAETLIAAMAIGLSTQGLKPVAEIQFSGFMYPCVDQVVNHASRYRNRTRGRLSCPMVIRAPNGGGIHAPEHHSESLETTFAHMPGLRVVCPSSPGRAYGLLLAAMRDPDPVIFLEPTRIYRLFKQSIEDNGEALPLDECFIERDGTDITLVSWGAMMHETRLAADALAEEGISAEVVDVATLKPLDMGTILESVGKTGRCVIIQESPRAGGWASEIAANLAEHGLLTLFAPVMRVSGYDTIMPLARRERAYIPDMQRILGEVRKVFEVAPLG
- the pdhA gene encoding pyruvate dehydrogenase (acetyl-transferring) E1 component subunit alpha → MNEPKDATERVASFEIILTRYLDTEGRPLAALPDWTADPDRVRGMYRSMVRTRAFDKKAVALQRTGQLGTYAACLGQEAVGTAVGMALRADDVYIPAYREYAAQFVRGVSMTEILLYWGGDERGMDYAADAARQDYPLSVPIATHVPHAIGVAYAFRLRKQDRVVLASCGDGATSKGDFYEAVSSAKVWNLPIVFLVTNNQWAISLPRVQQTGAQTLAQKGIAGGIIGQQVDGNDAIATYEILNQAIAAARAGEGPQLVEAITYRLHDHTTADDARRYRGEDEVKAAWARCPIKRLRAYLESQNAWSDSDEDSLQTEAVAAAESAAQAFTAMEAEPPETIFDHLYAELPSSMRWQREEVAARGPIGGAH